In Buchnera aphidicola (Hyadaphis tataricae), the genomic stretch CAATTTATGGTAATCATTTCACTTCAGCAATACAAAAAAACAATTTTTTTGGAGTGCAATTTCATCCGGAAAAATCAGGAAAATTGGGATCAATACTGTTAAAAAATTTTTTGGAGATATAATTTAATGATTATTCCTGCTTTTGATTTAATTAATGGAAAACCAGTTCGTTTATATCAGGGTAATTATCTTAATCAAAAAGATTATAATGTAAATTTACGCGAATGTTTAGAAGAGTATAAATTAAAGGGAATAAAAATAGTGCATCTAGTAGATTTAGATGGAGCAAAAAACAGCAAAAACAGACAGTTGAATTTATTAAAAAAAATACTATCGTATGGTATTATTCCTATACAAATTGGAGGTGGAATTAGAAATATAGAAGATATACAAAATCTTCTTGATTGTGGTGCTACTAGAGTCATCATTGGCTCTTGTGCTATAAAAAATAAAATTCAAGTGAAAAAATGGTTAGATATTTATGGTCCTGATAGAATCGTTTTAGCATTAGACGTACATATTAATAATAATAAAAAAGAGATTCATATTAATGGTTGGCAAAAGAAAACTAACTATTTTTTAGAAGACATTATTGAATATTTTTCGTCAAGTCAATTAAAACATGTATTATGCACGGACATATCTAAAGATGGTACTTTATCAGGTCCAAATTTTAAGCTATATCAAGATCTTGTTAAAAACTTTAAAAATATAAAATTTCAAGCTTCTGGTGGAGTGTCAGTATTAAACGATATTGTTTCTTTAAAAAAAACTGGAGTACACAATGTTATTATTGGTCGTAGTTTATTAGAAAAAAAATTTACTATAGAGGACGCATTAAAATGTTGGCAAAACGAATCATAGCATGTCTTGATGTTCGAAATGGTTTAGTTGTCAAAGGAGTTCAATTTAAAGATCATCAAATTATAGGCGATATATTGCCATTATCTCAACGTTATGCAGATGAAGGTATAGATGAATTAGTATTTTATGATATTGCAGCTTCTACAAGTAATAAGTTAGTCGATAGAAGTTGGATAAAAAAAATTGCAAAAGTAATCAATATACCATTTTGTGTTGCTGGAGGAATTAAAACAGTAAAAGATGCAAAAAATGTTTTAGAAAGCGGTGCAGATAAGATTTCAATTAATTCTTCAGCTTTGTTGGATCCAAATTTAATTACTAAAATTTCAGAATGT encodes the following:
- the hisA gene encoding 1-(5-phosphoribosyl)-5-[(5-phosphoribosylamino)methylideneamino]imidazole-4-carboxamide isomerase, with translation MIIPAFDLINGKPVRLYQGNYLNQKDYNVNLRECLEEYKLKGIKIVHLVDLDGAKNSKNRQLNLLKKILSYGIIPIQIGGGIRNIEDIQNLLDCGATRVIIGSCAIKNKIQVKKWLDIYGPDRIVLALDVHINNNKKEIHINGWQKKTNYFLEDIIEYFSSSQLKHVLCTDISKDGTLSGPNFKLYQDLVKNFKNIKFQASGGVSVLNDIVSLKKTGVHNVIIGRSLLEKKFTIEDALKCWQNES